GAACTAACCCAAAATAGGGTTAGTTTTTTTGTGTTTATAAAATTTAAAGGTTTAAAAAATATTACTTCGTTCTTCAATATTTAACTTAATTTTCTCTCCTCAAAATTCCTTAGTACTATTGGTAACAAGTTCTGGAGTATCTATGTAAAGTGCAAAATTTTCGGATTCAATGATTGGTTGGACAATTTGATAATGAAATATATTAAGGTTTGGGGCATTGCCTAAAAGGGAAATCCATTTTTGTGATTTTAAAAAACTCATAGGATTCTGCATGTAGCCATCCTTTAAAATAAATTGTTACTATAGCTTGTTCTATGAATACCTATTTGTTCTGGAAGTTGATGACAATATCATAACACATTGTCGCTTATTCTTTATCCATAAATTAGATACAATAATAAGAAACCGTTTATCTAAGGAGAATTCTCATATGAGTAGAGTAAAGGACATTACAACTCCACGACTTCAAAACTTTGTTCAATTTCAGAAAGACCCTCTTGCTTTCTTTTTAAACATGATCGATAAGGGTGAGGTTGTTTCGCTGCGAACAGGATTTAAACCATCTTATATTGTAAATTCACCTGATTTTGTTAAGGAGATATTAGTGACAAAGGATTCTTATTTTCGAAAGGGACGGACAACAAAAGTACTAAGGCGAACGATTGGTGATGGACTTCTTACTACTGAAAAGGAAGAGCATCGAAGACAAAAAAACTATTACCAGCCGATTTTCTATAAAGAACGTTTAAATCATTATGCGATGACAATGGTTGAGGAAACGAAGAAGCTTGTAGAAACTCTTCAGCACAGGAAGAATTGCAACCTAAGCGATGAAATGATGCAGTTAACATTAGTAATTATTTCAAAAGTTATGTTTGCAACAGATTTAGAAAAAAGCAAAGAGATGCTAGCGGAAGCTGTTAGTGAAACGATTGAGCAGACAGCTCACACCTTATTATCACCTGTTATTTTACCGTTAAATGTTCCAACGAAAAGACATAAAATACATAAACAGGCGATTTCTAAGCTTGAAAACATGATTTATGAAATTATCAAGCAAGCGAAGGAAAATCCGGAAAACTACCAAAAGACAATGGTTGGGATGATGTTAGATACAACATTTGCTACTGGTGAAAGAATATCTGATGAAGAAATACGGAATCAAATGATGACAATGCTCCTTGCAGGTCATGAAACATCAGCCAATTTACTAACGTGGATTTTTTATGCTCTAAGTCAAAATCCTGAGGTAGAACGGAAATTTCATGAAGAAATTGATGCTATTTCATTATTGGAAGAATCACCATTTGAAGTTTATAGTAAGCTAGCATATACTCAGCAAATGATGAAAGAAGCTCTTCGCCTGTTTCCACCTGCTTGGCTTATATACAGAGAGGCAGATAAAGATGTGGAGTTATTAGGGGAGACGTTTAAAGAAGGAAGCACTTTTATGATTTGTTCTTATGCCATTCATCGTAATCATGAGATGTTTCCACATCCAGAGGAGTTTCAGCCAGATCGGTTTGCGAGTGGTTCTAATGAGACACTTCCTCCATTTGCTTATTTTCCCTTTGGAGGGGGCTCCCGAAGCTGCATCGGATATAAGTTTGCCGTTATGGAAACGGTTTTAATATTAGCGATTATAGGGAGAAAATATAAATTTCAACATATTGAAGGTGAACAGGCTATACCTGATCCACTTGTTTCACTTCGAATAAAAGGTGGTCTTAAGATGGAGATCATAGAAAGGTAACTAAGGGGGGAAAAGTGTGATAAGAGATGTAGTAATTATTGGCGGTGGTCTTACAGGGGTAATGGCTGCAAGAACTCTAAATGAAAATGGTGTAGAAGATGTGTTGGTCATTGATAAAGGAAAAAGTCTAGGAGGAAGAATGGCAACAAGACTGATTGGAGAAGGAAGGGTTGATCATGGAGCTCAATTCTTTACAGTGCGAACAAAGTTATTCCAATCCTTTGTGGAAGAGTGGGAGCAAAATGGTTATGTAAGCAAATGGTTTGGTAAAACCTACTCACGCTATAAAAGTAATGATGGTATGAACAATTTAGTCAAAAAACTTGGTGAAAACCTGCAAGTTATGTTAAATACAAAAATCATTAACATTCATAAAGCAGAAGACCATTACTTATTATTAACTGAATGTAATACAAGAATTTCTTCAAAAGCGGTAATTTTAACTGCTCCAGTACCACAATCAACAGACCTGATTAAAAATCTAAAAATAGATCACACTTTAGATGGGATGCTAGCAAGGATTACGTATAATCCTTGCTTTGTGTTATTGGCTTCCTTAACTAATTCATCTCATCTCCCAGAGACAGGATTTCTTAATGAAAACTTGCCTGATGGAGTTGATCGAATTGTTGATCATAAGAAAAAGGGTATTTCAAATTTTACAATCCTTAGCATATACACAACAGGAAAATGGGCAAAAGATCATAATCACTTAGAAGATCATGAAATTGAAACACTTCTTTTAGATAAATTAACATCCTCCTTACAGAAACAAAATATAGTAGAGCTGCAGCTTAAGAGGTGGAGATACTCAGAAGCGGTTTCAACGATAAAACAGCCTTACTTAGATCTTGAACAAATATTTCCCTTATTTTTGGCTGGTGATGTATTTTTACATAAAGACGATCGTAGTGGGAAAACAAGGATTGAGAGTGCATTTCTTTCAGGGGTTACAGTAGGAGAAGAGATGGCAAGACGTTTGAAAGATTAAATTTATAATTTTCTGAATTTTATCGTTACATTTTATAACATGAATGTGGAATACATCTTTTACCTTTTGTATATTGAAGATAACAAAACAAAAGGTAAAGGAGCTGGCAAAATGATCAAAAATCAAGTAGGCTTTTTCACTTTCATTATTTTAACTGTAAGGATTGTATTAACTTATTGATATAGAGTCTAGACTAGGTAGGTGTGTATCGAATAAACACCTTTTAAAATGCTTTTAAACTAACTCGAATTGAGTCATCCGATAAACTTAGGTAAAATAGTAAAAAAGGATGCAGAAAAAGGTGTTTTAATTGAAGAAATATATCGTGGTTGGAGCGGGGATTCTCGGTGCATCAGCTGCTTACCATTTAGCTAAAGCTGGTGCTCAAGTAACCGTTATAGATAGAAAAGATAAGGGACAGGCAACAGATGCTGCCGCTGGAATAGTCTGTCCATGGTTGTCTCAGCGTCGAAACAAAGCATGGTATCAAATGGTCAAAGGTGGAGCTCGCTATTATCCGGAATTAATAAAGAAATTAGAAGATGATGGTGAAACAGAAACAGGTTATAGCAAAGTTGGAGCAATTAGTCTTCATAAAGACCCAGAAAAGCTTGAAAAAATGGCAGAACGAGCTGCTAAGCGAAGAGAAGATGCACCGGAAATTGGTGAAATTAACATATTATCACCCGAAGAAACACAGTCTTTATTTCCACCACTATCCTCAGAATACGGTTCTGTTCATGTAAGTGGGGGAGCACGGGTCAATGGAAGAGCAATTCGTTTAGCATTAGTCAGGGCAGCAAAAAAGAACGGTACCACTTTTATTGAAGAAAATGCAGTTTCATTAGTTCAAGATAAAAAACGTATTACTGGTGTTCATGTTAATAAACAAGTTATTGAGGCTAATCAAGTCATTATAACCGGAGGGGCTTGGTCAGAGGAGTTATTAAGTCCATTAGGGATTAAGTTTATCGTTAAGCCACAAAAAGCACAAATTATTCATCTTCATCTCGAGAACACAGATACAAGCTCTTGGCCAGTCGTGATGCCACCTAACAATCAATATATTCTTTCTTTTGAAGAAGGTAGAGTTGTTGTAGGTGCAACACATGAGGATGATGTTGGTTTTGACCTTCGTGTAACAGCAGGTGGAGTTCATGAAATATTAAGTAAAGCTCTCGAGGTAGCACCAGGATTAGATGAAAGCACTATGGTTGAAACAAGAGTGGGATTCCGTCCATTTACACCTGGATTTCTTCCAGTTATTGGTCCTATACAAGGATATGAAGGTTTAATCGTAGCAAATGGATTGGGGGCTTCGGGATTAACGAGTGGTCCATTTCTTGGTTTAGAGCTTGCTAATCTTGCTATGGGAAAAGAAACTGAATTAGAGCTTCAATTATATAGCCCTGAAAATGCAATGGAATAGGAAAAAGGTGAGCCGTCATTTAGCTCACCTTTTTTTGTTAACGTCGATGTTGGACAAGGTCAATGGCACCTAATACTACGTGGGCAAGACCAAAACCAAAAACAGTATTTGCGACCATTTTATTAGAACCGCGTCTTTGTTTTAATGCATATCCAGTAGCAGTAACAGCTGAACCTAATGCAGTTGGTATTAATCCTTCACGAATATTCATGTCATTTTCCCCCACATCGTTGTTATTGGTGTAATAAACACCACGATTAGTGTGTGCATTACAAGGGGATTTATGTAAGGGATCATTTTAATTTAAATGGTATAAACCATTACTTTTAAAGTGAAAATACTTAGTTGATATAAAAAGTAAACACTAAAGCCTACAAAGGTAAAAAAGATTAGCAAAACAGCCGGTAAGAATTTTTTTATCATGTTTATTTCCTCGCAATCTAGTAAGTTAATAGTATCATCTTTGCCATTTTTGCTCTTTTTATACATGATAGATTTAAGATTTTTAATGGAAGAATTTGTATTGAATAAGTACATAATTTTAGACAACTAGAATAAAAATTTTTATATACCCCTTGATCTTTTTTCACCCAACATTATATAATGACATCATAAGTTAACCGTTTAACCGGGAGGCAATATGAATCAAAAAATTACAATACGTGATGTAGCTAAACATGCTGGAGTTTCGGCCGCTACTGTGTCATACGTACTCAATGGAGTAAACAAGGTATCGGATGAAACGAAAGATCGTGTGTTACAGGCTATTGAACAATTAAACTATCAACCGGATTTTACAGCTATAAGTTTATCGAAAAGAAAGTCCAAGATGATTGGTGTGATTATGCCATTAGTTGAAGATACCTTAGCACCGATTTTAAAGGAAAATCCATATGTTAGCGAATTGTTAAGTGGTGTTGAATATACTTGCCGGAAAAATGGATATGATTTTGTTATCTCCGGTATATCTAAAGCGGAGGAATGCAAAAACTGGATCATGAAGCGAAACTTAGATGCCCTTTTGGTTTTAGGGAAGTTTCCTGTTAATGTATTCGAAAAAATGAAACCGCTATCTATTCCGCTGGTGTTTGTCGATTCGTTTGAGGAGTATGCTAATGCATATCATAATATTCGCATCAATGACGAGCTAGGTGGATATTTGGGCACAAAGCATTTAATCGATATTGGTCACACTCAAATCTGCTTTGTACCAAATGGAAAAATAGATAGTGCGGTCGACGGTCAACGTTTTTTAGGTTTTAAACGGGCTCTTAAGGAAGCTGGTATTCCTTTTAAAAAAGAGATGGTTGTTGAAGGAAAATTAAACACCTTTGAAAATGGATATTCAATTGGATTAGAGTTAATGAAAAAACAAGATATAACAGGTATTTTTACCTCTTCTGATATTACTGCATTAGGAATCATTAAATCACTAAATGATCATAAAAAAAGAATTCCTGGAGACTATGCAATTGTTGGATTCGATGACTTGATGATTAGTAAATTTTCTTCACCGAGCTTAACGACAATACGTCAGGATGTTTTTCGAAAAGGATCAATTGCAGCAGAAACATGTATCACTGTGATTGAAAGTGAGGATGTACACCCAGAGCAGATCATGCTCCCTGTTGAACTTGTTGTCAGGGATTCAACTAAAGAAAAGTCAGACATTTAAGGAGGTGAACTCATCTAATCGAAATAATTTGTTTGGTTTGTTAACCGGTTCACTAACTCCATTACTTTAGATGTAATAAATGGAGTGGTATTCAAGAGATAAGTTTAACAGATAACTAGTAAAAATTTGTATATGATAAATGATATAACTATGACATCATGATAAAAAATACGAATAGATTAGGATGAATACAATGACTAAAGTTACAGTATGGAATGAAAACAGACATGAAAAGAAAAATCCCGTAGTTAGTGAGATTTATCCAAAAGGAATTCACGGTGCTATTGCTGATTTTCTACAACAAGACAACAATGAAGTGAAAACGGCTACATTAGATGAGCCTCAGCACGGACTTACAGATGAGGTTTTAGAAAATACTGATGTACTCGTTTGGTGGGGGCATCTTGCACATGATGAAGTAGAAGACTCAATCGTCGAAAAGGTTGCGCAAAGAGTGTTAGATGGAATGGGACTTATTGTGTTGCATTCAGGACATTTTTCTAAGGTTTTCAAAAAGTTAATGGGAACAAGCTGTGATTTAAAATGGCGTGAAGCTGATGATAAAGAACGAATTTGGGTTGTAGATCCTAGTCATCCAATTGCAGAAGGAATTGGAGAGTATATTGAACTTGAAAAAGAAGAAATGTATGGTGAGCACTTCGACATTCCTACACCGGATGAGTTGATCTTTACAAGCTGGTTTGAGGGTGGAGAGATCTTTAGAAGTGGATGTACTTTTAAACGTGGTAATGGCAAGATATTCTACTTCCGTCCAGGTCATGAAACATACCCAACATACCATAACGAGCAAGTACAAACTGTAATAAAAAATGCTGTTAAATATGTAAAGCCTGTTAACCGTAAACGTCCTGTTTATGGAAATGCGAAGCCTTTAGAAACAATCTCAGCTAAGTAAGATAATACCTACTTTATAAAAAATAAGAAAAATTCATTTAACATATTAGGAGGAATTATTAATGGGAAAATTAAGAGTTGGTGTAATCGGTTGTGGAAGTATTGCTCAGTATCGTCACTTACCTGAATATGCGTCAAATCAACATGTAGAGCTAGTGGCTGTGTGTGATATTGTAGAAGATCGTGTGAAAGAAATTGCGAATAAATATGGTGCAAAAGCATTTACTGATTATAAAGAGCTGATCCATAGTGGAGAGGTCGATGTTGTTAGTGTATGTACACCTAACTACTTGCATGCACCTGTAACAATTGAAGCTCTAAATAATGGTCTTCATGTATTATGTGAAAAGCCAATGGCAACTTCTCAAGAAGAAGCAGATGCAATGATTGAAGCTGCTAAGAAAAATGGTAAAAAGCTAATGATTGCTCATAATCAGCGTTTTGTACGCTCACATCAAATTGCTCGAGAATTAATTGAAAGCGGTTCTATTGGGAAGATTTACAGCTTTAGAACAGCTTTCGGACATCCTGGTCCAGAAGGCTGGAGCCAAGATGGTAGAGATAGCTGGTTCTTTGAAAAGGAAAAAGCATATATCGGAGCAATGGGTGACTTAGGTGTTCATAAAACAGACTTAATGCGCTATTTACTTGGAGAAGAAATTGTTGAGGTTGGAGCATTCATTGAAACATCTGCTAAAGACTTTGCTGATGTTGACGACACGGCTGTTTGTGCCCTTAAAACGGAAAGTGGAATTATTGGAACACTTGCAGCAAGCTGGTCTTACACTGCAAAAGAAGATAACTCAACGATTATCTATGGTGAGAAGGCAATTATTCGTTTAGAGGATAATCCAGCTTATTCACTAGTTGTTCAATATACAAACGGTGAAGTAGTTAAATATGAGCTTGGAAAAATTCAATCAAACGATGAAGGCGGTCAAAACTCTTCACATGTTATTGATCACTTTATTTCAAGTGTTGTCGAAGATAAAGAACCTCTAATTACTGGAGAAGAAGGTATGAAATCGTTAGCTGTTATCATTGCTGCACTTAAATCAAACGAAACAAAAACAATTGCAAAAGTATTTGAGTGATGAGAATGAGTGATCTAAAAATTGGAATAATCGGAGTCGGTGGTATTGCACAAGGCCGACATATCCCAGCTTTTCAAGGCTTTGAGGATTGTGTAATATCAGCTGTAAGTGACGTTAACAAAGACAGAGCACAGGAAGCAGCAGAGAAATTTAAAATTGAGATGGTATTTGAAAACTATCAGGATATGTTTCAACATGTTGATGCTGTCGTTATTTGTACACCGAATAAATTTCACGCGGAAATTACGATTGCAGCATTAGAAGCAGGAGTACATGTTCTATGTGAAAAGCCAATGGCACTTACAGCAGAAGAATGTGAAGCAATGCTTGAAGCTTCGAATCGTACAAATAAAGTATTAGCGATTGCTTATCATTATCGTTTTATGAAAAATTCACAGGCAGCAAAGAAAATGATGAGAGATGTAGGTACTCCACTTGTAACAAGAGTAAGAGCCTTGAGACGAAGAAAGGTGCCTGGCTGGGGTGTGTTTACAAATAAATCACTCCAAGGTGGAGGCAGCTTAATTGACTATGGATGTCACCTGCTAGATTTGGCTATTTGGTTAATGGGAAGTCCAAAGTACGTTGAGGTAAATGGAAGTACGTACAATGCATTAAGTAAACAACCTAATTCAGTTAATCAATGGGGTAGTTTTGACCATGAAACATTTAATGTAGACGACCATGTAACAGCATACATTAAGTTTGAAAATGGGGCGTCTTTATTACTAGAAACGTCATGGGCTGCAAATATATTGGATGATGAAGAGCACGTAAGTATATCAGGCGTTGATGGTGGATTAAGTGTTTTCCCTCTGGAGTTTTATGCGGCGAAAGATGACATGCTTATAAACAGTCAAGCTGCATGGATTTCTGGTGAGGATGATCCTAGTCTATCTCAGGCTAGGAACTTTCTTGATGCATGTCTAGGAAGAGCTGAGCTTGTTGTAAAACCAGAAGAAGCTTTGCAGGTTTCTCAAATTATTGATGAAATCTATCAATCAGCAGAGTCAAAATAATGAAGAAGTAAACTCATGAATGTCTAGAATCCTCTGGATATTCATGAGTAAAGATAATACTAAAGGAGGACTTTCGATGAAATTAGGTGTTTTTACAGTTCTATTTAATGATAAATCTTTTGAGGAAATGTTAGATCGAGTAAAAGCTTCCGGTTTGCAGGCAGTTGAAATTGGAACTGGTGGTTATCCAGGTGGATCTCATTGTGACTTGGATGCATTACTTGAGAGTGAAGAAAAACGTAATGAGTACTTAGGAAAAATACAAGAGCGGGATTTAGTTATTAGTGCATTCAGTTGTCATAGTAATCCAATTTCACCAGATAAGGAATTTGCTCAAGATTCTCAAGAAACACTAAAGAAAACAATCAAACTTGCATCGTTAATGAATGTACCTGTTGTTAATACATTTTCAGGAACTGCTGGTGACCATGAGGGAGCAAAATATCCGAACTGGCCTGTTACTCCTTGGCCAAACGAATATGGCGATGTGCTAAAGTGGCAATGGGAAGAGAAGTTAATTCCATATTGGAAAGAAGTAGGACAGTATGCGAAAGAGCATAATGTAAAAATTGGTTTAGAGTTACATGGTGGATTTTTAGTACATACGCCATATACAATGTTAAAGCTTCGTGAAGCGACATGTGATGCAATTGGTGCGAACCTAGATCCAAGTCATCTTTGGTGGCAAGGAATTGATCCGGTTGCAGCGATTAAAATTTTAGGTAAAGCTAATGCTATTCATCATTTCCATGCAAAAGATACTTATATTGACCAAGATAATGTCAATATGTATGGATTAACTGATATGCAGCCATATGGTGAAGTTCAAACAAGAGCTTGGACGTTCAGATCAGTTGGCTGTGGTCACAGTCTAACAGAGTGGAATGACATGATGAGTGCGCTACGTACTTATGGTTATGATTATGTTGTAAGTATTGAACATGAAGATCCAATCATGTCTATTGATGAAGGCTTTGAGCGTGCTGTTACTAATTTAAAATCTGTATTAATTAATGAGCAGCCATCACAAATGTGGTGGGTATAAAGGCATTTTCCAGCCCCTCTATCAAAGAGGGGTTTTCTTTTTTGTAAAAAGATCGGTATGATGGAATAGATTCGTAATACGGAAATAAAAAAATAGGTGTGAGTAGATGAATAAAACAGTTAAACTTCAAATCAAATCTAATTTTGTTAATCAATTTCGATCAGGATATCCACTAATCAATAAAGAAGCAATAAAAAATATAAATGCTTTAAAAGAAGAGGGCTCATTTCTCGATTTGTTTGATGAAAACAATCATTTCCTTGGTAAAGGATACTATGGAATACAAAACAAAGGGAGAGGATGGATTTTAACTAATAATCAACATGAAGTAATTGATCAATCTTTTTTTGAGAAAAAACTAAAAATAGCAATAAATGATCGCTCATCATTTTATATAGATAAAAACACAACAGCTTTTCGGGTTTTTAATGGCGAAGGTGATGGAATTGGTGGATTGACGATTGATCATTATGATGGTTATTACGTAATCACCTGGTATAGTGAAGGAATTTATTACTTTAAAAAAGACATAATGGAAGCACTGAGAAAAATTGTGGATTTCAAAGGTGTTTATGAGAAGAAGAGATTCGATGTTAAAGGGACATACATTGAGGATGACGACTTTGTCCTTGGAGAAAGGGCAAATTTCCCGCTTATTGTGAAAGAAAATGGAATTAAGTTTGCTGTTTATTTAAATGATGGAGCAATGGTTGGAGTATTTTTGGATCAGAAAGATGTTCGAAAAGCAATACGTGACAAGTATGCAAAAGGGAAGCAT
This genomic stretch from Metabacillus sp. B2-18 harbors:
- a CDS encoding NAD(P)/FAD-dependent oxidoreductase, which translates into the protein MKKYIVVGAGILGASAAYHLAKAGAQVTVIDRKDKGQATDAAAGIVCPWLSQRRNKAWYQMVKGGARYYPELIKKLEDDGETETGYSKVGAISLHKDPEKLEKMAERAAKRREDAPEIGEINILSPEETQSLFPPLSSEYGSVHVSGGARVNGRAIRLALVRAAKKNGTTFIEENAVSLVQDKKRITGVHVNKQVIEANQVIITGGAWSEELLSPLGIKFIVKPQKAQIIHLHLENTDTSSWPVVMPPNNQYILSFEEGRVVVGATHEDDVGFDLRVTAGGVHEILSKALEVAPGLDESTMVETRVGFRPFTPGFLPVIGPIQGYEGLIVANGLGASGLTSGPFLGLELANLAMGKETELELQLYSPENAME
- a CDS encoding Gfo/Idh/MocA family protein; amino-acid sequence: MSDLKIGIIGVGGIAQGRHIPAFQGFEDCVISAVSDVNKDRAQEAAEKFKIEMVFENYQDMFQHVDAVVICTPNKFHAEITIAALEAGVHVLCEKPMALTAEECEAMLEASNRTNKVLAIAYHYRFMKNSQAAKKMMRDVGTPLVTRVRALRRRKVPGWGVFTNKSLQGGGSLIDYGCHLLDLAIWLMGSPKYVEVNGSTYNALSKQPNSVNQWGSFDHETFNVDDHVTAYIKFENGASLLLETSWAANILDDEEHVSISGVDGGLSVFPLEFYAAKDDMLINSQAAWISGEDDPSLSQARNFLDACLGRAELVVKPEEALQVSQIIDEIYQSAESK
- a CDS encoding cytochrome P450; the encoded protein is MSRVKDITTPRLQNFVQFQKDPLAFFLNMIDKGEVVSLRTGFKPSYIVNSPDFVKEILVTKDSYFRKGRTTKVLRRTIGDGLLTTEKEEHRRQKNYYQPIFYKERLNHYAMTMVEETKKLVETLQHRKNCNLSDEMMQLTLVIISKVMFATDLEKSKEMLAEAVSETIEQTAHTLLSPVILPLNVPTKRHKIHKQAISKLENMIYEIIKQAKENPENYQKTMVGMMLDTTFATGERISDEEIRNQMMTMLLAGHETSANLLTWIFYALSQNPEVERKFHEEIDAISLLEESPFEVYSKLAYTQQMMKEALRLFPPAWLIYREADKDVELLGETFKEGSTFMICSYAIHRNHEMFPHPEEFQPDRFASGSNETLPPFAYFPFGGGSRSCIGYKFAVMETVLILAIIGRKYKFQHIEGEQAIPDPLVSLRIKGGLKMEIIER
- a CDS encoding sugar phosphate isomerase/epimerase family protein, which gives rise to MKLGVFTVLFNDKSFEEMLDRVKASGLQAVEIGTGGYPGGSHCDLDALLESEEKRNEYLGKIQERDLVISAFSCHSNPISPDKEFAQDSQETLKKTIKLASLMNVPVVNTFSGTAGDHEGAKYPNWPVTPWPNEYGDVLKWQWEEKLIPYWKEVGQYAKEHNVKIGLELHGGFLVHTPYTMLKLREATCDAIGANLDPSHLWWQGIDPVAAIKILGKANAIHHFHAKDTYIDQDNVNMYGLTDMQPYGEVQTRAWTFRSVGCGHSLTEWNDMMSALRTYGYDYVVSIEHEDPIMSIDEGFERAVTNLKSVLINEQPSQMWWV
- a CDS encoding LacI family DNA-binding transcriptional regulator, producing MNQKITIRDVAKHAGVSAATVSYVLNGVNKVSDETKDRVLQAIEQLNYQPDFTAISLSKRKSKMIGVIMPLVEDTLAPILKENPYVSELLSGVEYTCRKNGYDFVISGISKAEECKNWIMKRNLDALLVLGKFPVNVFEKMKPLSIPLVFVDSFEEYANAYHNIRINDELGGYLGTKHLIDIGHTQICFVPNGKIDSAVDGQRFLGFKRALKEAGIPFKKEMVVEGKLNTFENGYSIGLELMKKQDITGIFTSSDITALGIIKSLNDHKKRIPGDYAIVGFDDLMISKFSSPSLTTIRQDVFRKGSIAAETCITVIESEDVHPEQIMLPVELVVRDSTKEKSDI
- a CDS encoding asparagine synthase encodes the protein MNIREGLIPTALGSAVTATGYALKQRRGSNKMVANTVFGFGLAHVVLGAIDLVQHRR
- a CDS encoding ThuA domain-containing protein; the encoded protein is MTKVTVWNENRHEKKNPVVSEIYPKGIHGAIADFLQQDNNEVKTATLDEPQHGLTDEVLENTDVLVWWGHLAHDEVEDSIVEKVAQRVLDGMGLIVLHSGHFSKVFKKLMGTSCDLKWREADDKERIWVVDPSHPIAEGIGEYIELEKEEMYGEHFDIPTPDELIFTSWFEGGEIFRSGCTFKRGNGKIFYFRPGHETYPTYHNEQVQTVIKNAVKYVKPVNRKRPVYGNAKPLETISAK
- a CDS encoding Gfo/Idh/MocA family protein, which translates into the protein MGKLRVGVIGCGSIAQYRHLPEYASNQHVELVAVCDIVEDRVKEIANKYGAKAFTDYKELIHSGEVDVVSVCTPNYLHAPVTIEALNNGLHVLCEKPMATSQEEADAMIEAAKKNGKKLMIAHNQRFVRSHQIARELIESGSIGKIYSFRTAFGHPGPEGWSQDGRDSWFFEKEKAYIGAMGDLGVHKTDLMRYLLGEEIVEVGAFIETSAKDFADVDDTAVCALKTESGIIGTLAASWSYTAKEDNSTIIYGEKAIIRLEDNPAYSLVVQYTNGEVVKYELGKIQSNDEGGQNSSHVIDHFISSVVEDKEPLITGEEGMKSLAVIIAALKSNETKTIAKVFE
- a CDS encoding NAD(P)/FAD-dependent oxidoreductase, whose protein sequence is MIRDVVIIGGGLTGVMAARTLNENGVEDVLVIDKGKSLGGRMATRLIGEGRVDHGAQFFTVRTKLFQSFVEEWEQNGYVSKWFGKTYSRYKSNDGMNNLVKKLGENLQVMLNTKIINIHKAEDHYLLLTECNTRISSKAVILTAPVPQSTDLIKNLKIDHTLDGMLARITYNPCFVLLASLTNSSHLPETGFLNENLPDGVDRIVDHKKKGISNFTILSIYTTGKWAKDHNHLEDHEIETLLLDKLTSSLQKQNIVELQLKRWRYSEAVSTIKQPYLDLEQIFPLFLAGDVFLHKDDRSGKTRIESAFLSGVTVGEEMARRLKD
- a CDS encoding class I SAM-dependent rRNA methyltransferase, whose translation is MNKTVKLQIKSNFVNQFRSGYPLINKEAIKNINALKEEGSFLDLFDENNHFLGKGYYGIQNKGRGWILTNNQHEVIDQSFFEKKLKIAINDRSSFYIDKNTTAFRVFNGEGDGIGGLTIDHYDGYYVITWYSEGIYYFKKDIMEALRKIVDFKGVYEKKRFDVKGTYIEDDDFVLGERANFPLIVKENGIKFAVYLNDGAMVGVFLDQKDVRKAIRDKYAKGKHVLNTFSYTGAFSVAAAIGGAVKTTSVDLANRSKAKTIEQFSVNEIDYEAQDIIVEDVFNFFKYAVRKNLKYDMVILDPPSFARSKKHTFSAGKDYPDLLKQAIQITSKKGIIVASSNCSSFSMKKFKGFIEKAFEESREAYTILEEFSLPSDFKTRREFKEGNYLKVVILSKN